One Drosophila gunungcola strain Sukarami chromosome 2R unlocalized genomic scaffold, Dgunungcola_SK_2 000004F, whole genome shotgun sequence genomic window, caGGGGTATGATGATCGGGTAGGGCACCATCACGGTCACCGGCGGAACAGCACCTAGCAGGGCGCCCAGCTCGGGCATTTGCGGCGGAAGTGGTGGGCCGAAGGGAGGACCAAATCCCCGGGGCATCATGCCATGCGGCGGCGGAGGATGCATAAAGTGGTGAtgcggtggcggtggtgggCGGCCCACAAAGGGATGGCCCATGGGCACGCCGTTCGAGGGCGTAGGCAAAGTAGCTGGCCGGAATGGCCGTGGCTCCTCTTGGCAATCCTTGGGGTGGTCCTTGAGGAGCAGGaccttgctgctgctgctgctgctgctgcgactgctgctgctgtggagactcctgcatatTTGGCATGGGCGAGAGAGGAGGCAGTGGCACACTGGAGCCGGCAAAGTCAGCCGTAAGAGTTGGACCtggctgatgttgctgttgctgctgctgctgctgctgtttctgcAGAAGACTGGCCACTGTTTCCGAGCCCGAGGAGGTGGAGAGACCTCTCCGCTTCCGGCGTCCCAACTTCGAACCCAATTGCCGCTGGACatgcggcggcggaggaggcggagCTCCTGCCGCACTGGGACTCTTCTGGGCCAGCAACTTCGAGACGGGGGCCACTGAGATCAGGGGTTTGCTGGGATGCTGATGACTAGGCGGCGGCGACTGGGGGGCAGATGGTATAGGACCAGGACCAGGACCAGGACCCGGCGACACCGAAAGCGTGGAGGCGGGCGAAGCGGAGCGACTGCGGCAGTTGCGCAGCCACAGATCCGGCGTAATCAGCCCCGCCTCGCTGCCCGCGTCCAGGGCCTGATCCCGCAGGTGCGGATGCATGTCCAGGTGGGCCTGCGTTTCGTGGCAGAAGATCTGCATCTTGTACTGGTTGAGGCACTTCTCCGAGCAGAACTGCAGCTGGGAGGCGCCGTCCTGGAAGTCCACGTAGCTCACCGCATGGCGGACGTGCTTGCACCAGTCGCAGGTCTTGGCCTTCTTGAAGGACGCCCTCCTGCTCTGGGCGAAGCAGGACTCGGAGCAGTAGCGCGGTCCGTCGCAGCTGGTCAGGTAGTCCGGCGCATTCTCCGCGATCGGTCGATGGCACCAGCAGCAGTTGCTGAAGTCTGTGGAGGACATGATAATGATGTGATTATGATaagtaacaaaaataaaatgcatacatgtacaaaaatataaaactatatatatatatatatatatatatatatatatatatatatatataaatataaatctttaGAAAATCCTTactatttacaaaaattcttttaattacaacaaggatgtttttattattttttgactaGCTTATGGAATTtcaagtaaatataaaattatacttatatataatataaattatatataaaatataaatcctTACTAGTTacaaaaatcgttttaaatattaaatacttgcTTATTGAATTTCAAGCCTAGCCCAAACTGTATTGCCTTTATTTTGTAAAGGAAATCCTAAACCCATCGTTAAACTGTTCAATTATAAAGAATTGATTCAAAGATgccatatttatatttgtttcaaAAGAAAAGTCATAACTATGGGCTTAGGAAACTTAActctttttataataaatttcaattaaagaaaataaatattttattaataatataaataccaTATACCTTATGcacactttattttataatgaaaAGCCCAAAAACATTGTTATCCCgtaacaattaaaaaagataCCAAAACATgccaaatattaatttatctaaaaatataagtcttgattttaaaaccataaaaGCACTatcaaaatggaaattgaTTCCTAACGAACTTCAAAATTGATTTCCACAGGCTGCCGTACAAACTGAGCTCTGGATATCCTATTTCTAACATGGCCCGACTCCAGCTGCCCCACTTTGCTGGCCAAAATTGTGTAAACCATATTTGGGTCTTAATGAATCTGATATTCGATAATGCAGGCAGCAGACATCGGCAAACTCCGGCCGGAGTTGCTGAAAAGTTAGACCCAAATCCACGGACGGATTGCAATTGAAGGGAATTGCAGCGGTGAGGTAAAGCAGAAAAGTCGAACCTATCGAGTTTgcttcaaaaaacaaaaagcactGGAAACAAGTAGATGAGTTTTTCGAGGCAAGGGAGTAGTCAGGGATTTTATCAGGGGATTAAAGTCACATTTGCTAGACTACTTTGGACAGAAAGCTACAGTCTTGTTTAGATAAGGAGCAAATCAAGTCTTTCGATAGCAGTTTTTACATTGTTTCAAACTCAATTTTGAATGCCACCACCTGTATATTCCTGCCTACGCCCTTGATTTGGTGTTCTTGAGTCGGTTACTGATTTTCGATTTTCGATTTTGACTTTTGCTGTCCATTTTCGGTTGCAATCAGCTCGAATTACCCATTGATAACCCGCAAACTGTGCACTGCAACTTTCATAGTTAACTGGTTTACTCTGGttgctatatattttttagttaaatgtttttgaatttgttttcattgtaTTTAAgctattaatattatttaatttttttttttaaataatacttattACTTAATTTTAGTAGTACCCTTACATCCTTAAATAATAGTTTGGTACtgataaatataactttggatgtttctaatttttttattttctatagcTTTTAAGACTATATGGGAGCCTATACTTTTTCATCGCAGTGTACTTCTAAATACAACCTGGcctttaaatcgtaattctgagcCCTCTGTAATATACCCACCTATTTTCTCCTCCGTGTGCGGTACTCCAGCTGGTTTTCCGATGGAGTGCGGACTCTTGGAGTCCTCCTCCCGTGAGCTGCGAGTGTCGTGGTCCGAGggcgtggtggtggtgctgctgcagttCATCAGACCGCCCTTGCGGCCACTCCCACCTCCAGTACCGCTCCCTCCGCCTCCCAGTCCACCTGATCCATTattcttgttgctgctgccattgttgttattgttgtggTAGGCTGCTGCCAAGGAACTGCGACTGCTGCGCAACAGACTGCCCCGCTTCCTCTCCAGAATCGGATGCTGGTCCAACTGATGCAGTGGGTGGctctggtggtgctgctgttggttGGCCACcgcggcagcagcggcactTTGCAGCAGGCGCGATGTCTTGGCGGTCAGATCCAGACGATCCACGTCCACACCCTCGAATCCGTACCATCCGAGCAGCTCGTTCATGGTGTTGTGTGCGAATTCCTGGAAggtggaaaaagaaaaaaaaacccatagaTGAGTGGTTGCAGACATGGAATCGCTGTCACAGTTCCCCCAGTTCCCCCCGATATTATACGAAGATCGAATCGGTGGTTATACACTTAAAACACTACATTTTTGATTATATTTGAATGCCCTCcgagaaacattttttttttattggcgACTCTAAAGAGttaaaactttataatttgataggaaaaataaataagataaaaataaaaattaataaacacatCTTTGCAGTAGTAATCTGTAAGTCTGTGATGCTTTTAATCAAATTGTTAACATGAGGTGCTTAAAATATTCTTCGGGACGTGatccttttttttcattttgttattttaaaaatcattttatgtcattttagatttagatttaagattaaaaaaaaattcaattttcaaacATTTCTTTAAGTATATTGCATTCAACGGGCAGCTGAAACTTGGCTAAATGCGCAGCCCGGCAGACAGGTGTAAAGTTGTGGCCAACTACtggttttaaaacaaagaaaaggaTTACTTAAAGGGCAGGGCGTCCGAAAACATTGTACCCCAAGTGAACGTGGCTTTCACTAATTATCGATTGCCTTTGAACGTTGACCTCTGATCACAATGTCCAATTATGCGAGTCCTTAATCTAACCATATCAAAGCAATGTTGCAGTGAAATCGATAACTCTGGAGCAAAACCCCACGCATCGAACACCTCACACACACCGGAGTCTCCACAAAGATATCACTATCACTGCACACACAGGTAACGGAGTACTTCATTACGTCAAGAGGGCCGGACTAGTTGGCTTTTTCTGGTAGCCAAAGTGGGtggcatttgcatattttcctTGGCCAGGCACGACACTCCCGCCCTTTGCTTTGGTTATCCCTGCATCGACATTGATACCCAATACCTGCGACCAAACTCTTTCGCTTTGCGTGTGTCTCCTGCCTTTTTGCCTTAAATTTAAGCCAAAAATTCAGCCTCAGGCTGAAGTCCAAGATGCAAAAAACATTTGCGGCTTTAAAAGTTGCTTATTTCTGGCTCTtgcattcccattcccattcccattcccaattCCAGTTCCATTCCAATCCCAAGGgagatatacatatgtacatatgtgtatCTGCACACAAAAATTTCACACAAGGCTGTGGGAGCTGCTCAAACTAGGGGATCGGGTTACATGGAAATTCTCAAATTCAACGTGGTTTTTGCTGCTCAAAGTCTTCAGCCTGAGGCGGGGATTAAAGGGGCAACAAAATGACTGGTATAGAGTGATACAAAGGTACataaaaatcttaaagaaaaatgtcAACCTTTTTAAATACTATAAACCATGaccttgatttttttttaggcgTACTTTTTTCGTTTAAAGCTAAGACAAAGGTTTGATTGCCAAGAAAACCaccctttttttaaaatataaaaagtaactTGCTGATTTTACATATCTCAAGATATattcacaaaaaaatcaaaaatgaattttgcaAATCTTAcgattttataataaaataataaaaacgttgAATACTGTTGTAAAAAGtgtaaaagaaatataaaaatgaattggGAGTTTAACTTGACTTTCAGATTAAAAAGGCATCTGAATTTAATATGTGAAATATGTAAATACTTATGTGCACAtactttttttctgtgcagccctttggttttaaattttgtcaaGTAGCTGCTTCAGCGGAATGCCAAattgctcatacgccatgtggcCACAATCGGTGTCCAATGCCGAGATTCAGGGGAAATTGGTCCGCGCGCCAGAGCCAAAGCCAGagccaaaaccaaagccaaaggcaaagcCACAATTGGCCAATGCTGGCCAGATGAATCATCGCCTCCATTGCATCTATCACAAGCTCCAGCTCCAGACAAACTGGATATCCCCGGCGTTATCCGATACTCTTCAAATTAAGCGTTGCTGCCAACTTGCTGACAAATGCAAGTCGTCTAATAAGTCTCCGTCTCTTTCAGACCCCCTCTTCCCCTCTCTTTCGCAGCGCATTAGCTCTCTCTTTCGCACTGGAGACACATTTCTCTTTCGCACTCTGTAAGTAGCGCTCACACGCTCGCTTGGTTATTTTTCTTCAGTCGGATATCGGTGACAATCGCATTCAGGTTTTCACTGTCTGTCTCGCTGCGAGTGagcgaaaagcgaaaagaGTATTAACAATTCGCACGATAAAATCTGTGGGTCCGGCTGCTTGGGTACGGTATCAATTACACGCCTCAGGTGCGACCTCGTCCAGGTGGGGTAAAAATGGGTATTACGGAGATGGAGGCTATATGGTAAGGGGAAGGGTGGCTgcggagggggaggggggggCGATGGCGACGCACGCTTGGCTCAAGTTCAGCATCTTGCAGTAACCGGAGGAacgcagatacagatacaactCCCTCCGTCTCTCTCATTATCCCATGCGCCGTCTCTTTCGGCAGCTCGGTTTTTAGTATCATTTGTCTGTTAATTTATGTTCGGTTTTTAATTTCTGATTTGTGCGTTCGTTCAGTTTTTCAGCTTTCTGCTGCCTGACAGTGGCTCAACGGGTTCAAGAGGGACGCCAAAGGGGGGCAATGCACAGGGAAAATAAGTTAAAGCTTCTGGTTCCACATAGCCACTATTACCATCAAAACAGACCTCACTTAGTCATAatactcaaaaaaatatttatagtatataaatatttttataaaatgtaagttgcattttaaatataatttaagctaaaaatcGTTTTCAGGGTCAGCAAAATTTGctttgcattttaataaaagatgTTGGGAGACATTTTGAAAAAGCTGATTTTGCGACACtgttttttttccagtgccaTCTCCGCCAGCGACACTCAAACTCGCGCCCATGCCTGAAACTCTACACCAAAATGcgaataaaaatcaattaattaaaaactgaaattgtATGCCgtctgttgttgctgatggAGTTGGGATCTGATTCTCCCTCCCCGCACGGTGGTATGTATtaaggtgtgtgtgtgtattaaGAAATATACAAGCACACACGTCTACCTTTACATTTCCAATTCgaatttccttttttctcCATCCCGCCGAGCAATCAGATCTCTTTGGATTCTTGGCTGGCTTTCCATTTCGCTGTTTTTCGTAATTATTGCCCAAGAATCCGGTGGATACATTTGCAATACTCGTTCTGTTTCTGACTGCTCAAGTTTGTTGTgctgtgttttcttttcgttttgcAAAATCTCAACTTACAAAAACATAtcatattttcgtttttattatgAATCGTAATGAACCGACTTGACGGGTGAGAAGCGGGATCTGGGAACTCCAAGCCGACAGCCAAGTTCGTTCTTTGTCTGGCATTGGTTGCACTGGAGAAAATAATAGTTGCTttctaaacaaatataaaatctgAATCGGATTTATGTTTAAGGCTTACTGGCATTATTCCTTTGATGTCATAGTTAATGATAGTGCTTTGGCTACCTCtcgaaataattttatttaagatctGATTCTTATTGTTAAAATAGTTTatctttatataaataaaaagaacaacaaGTTTTATAACTAGAAACTTGGGATAGTTATAAGATTATAAACCCTAACTTCGTCTGCTCAAACTAATTTTGAGTTGAAAAGATAATTAGAATGTCTAGtgtagaaatttttttttaacaagttgTAGGGTAAGGTACGGTACAAAATACAGGTAACTGATCAAAAGTATTCCCAAACTATCGATCGAAATTGACTTCGTTTTCCTGACCTACTTCCGAACCCATCCGAAGATATCCAAGGGAGCTTATCCCGCTGCAGTGGAGCCGCCTGTTATGCGAGTGGCTCGCATTAATACACGTTTTGGGTTACCGGCGAGGAAACCCAATAGAATAATGTAAAGTACACGACGACGGCAATGAGACACCGAGGCGCGAAAGGGGGGTACTGTGGGGTACTAGGGGATGGAGGAGCGGGACCGGCAACCCAATACGCTTATAATAACTCACCCTGAACCCAGTAAACTGAACTGAGACTAAGGCGAACTAAAACCGAGCTGCAGCATAGCTGGTGTCCGGACCGAACCCAATCCCAGGCCCCCCGAACACCACCCCGAAAAAGTACGCTcatatatatggtatatggtCATATGGTTGGGTTGTGGAAACAACACCCAATGGCAACAAATTCTAGAATTACGCTAGTTTTCTCAGACAGACGTACGTATAGTACATATGGGTATGTACGTATGGGCGTTTTGCGAGTCGAGCACAAAGTCAGTCGGTTTTTAGTTTGCTGTAATCGAATATCGATAGCTCAGGATTGAATGACGCGCGTCCTTCTTTTGAATTCTTACATGACATACTTGGCCTTTGCcgtttgttgcttttgctcgGCGAATTTTCAGTTGCCCCTCGACTAcgttatgtattttatttcattttaatgtaCACCAGATATGGGTGGCTCACGGCTCAGACAGAGATGCATATGAACTCGAAGCACTCAAGAGGGGTGAGTGGGTGGGAAAAACTAAGGGTTACCTTTCACAGTCACTATCAATATAATGTGCGGTAGGTCAGATAGACCATTTTGTTACTGGTTAGACTTACAAATACTTTATACAATTTCTGTCCTCCCAAAATAAATTGTGGACTAATATTCACAAAAACTTAAACACTTCAGCAgactttttggttttttaaaagcaccctttctttttttataaaattttaatgcatttttaaagtattaatgTTTTTGGTAATTCTGTAGTAAAAATatctacattttttataagaattaaaatatttttgtttatgtaaaaTGTAACTTATTGTAAGCCATTTATTGTTCCAAAAAATTCAGAATTCAAAGTTGAATTATTTTACAGAACTTGACAACtataggaaaatatttttctgaatGTCTTCAAACTAGTTTTATCTGCAATATCtgtttttagaatttaagatttattttaatttcattaaataatttatatatttttccccTGAGACTGGAAATAATACCCAATGTTTTCCTTGAACTGACTTCATAAACGATTTAAACTGATTTATTAAGCCCCCGTGG contains:
- the LOC128253987 gene encoding LOW QUALITY PROTEIN: sine oculis-binding protein homolog (The sequence of the model RefSeq protein was modified relative to this genomic sequence to represent the inferred CDS: deleted 1 base in 1 codon; substituted 1 base at 1 genomic stop codon), whose protein sequence is MSFLDVRFGKSIPRKLKRACESRKANIFFNQKPTNXPAEMSAKTSPSSTSRDANVGSSSSIPVQIKKELPSDEIKEFAHNTMNELLGWYGFEGVDVDRLDLTAKTSRLLQSAAAAAVANQQQHHQSHPLHQLDQHPILERKRGSLLRSSRSSLAAAYHNNNNNGSSNKNNGSGGLGGGGSGTGGGSGRKGGLMNCSSTTTTPSDHDTRSSREEDSKSPHSIGKPAGVPHTEEKIDFSNCCWCHRPIAENAPDYLTSCDGPRYCSESCFAQSRRASFKKAKTCDWCKHVRHAVSYVDFQDGASQLQFCSEKCLNQYKMQIFCHETQAHLDMHPHLRDQALDAGSEAGLITPDLWLRNCRSRSASPASTLSVSPGPGPGPGPIPSAPQSPPPSHQHPSKPLISVAPVSKLLAQKSPSAAGAPPPPPPHVQRQLGSKLGRRKRRGLSTSSGSETVASLLQKQQQQQQQQQHQPGPTLTADFAGSSVPLPPLSPMPNMQESPQQQQSQQQQQQQQGPAPQGPPQGLPRGATAIPASYFATPSNGVPMGHPFVGRPPPPPHHHFMHPPPPHGMMPRGFGPPFGPPLPPQMPELGALLGAVPPVTVMVPYPIIIPLPIPIPVPLPVMDFYKAHLTPEQRKRFDEERAAPTRGVNPGEQQEQPQPLDCSKARSEPEEEKPEVEPQPKELDNEQEQAEDVKESIPKTQLERDTTTPASPSNSQESASSSSPQETHCIVRDATQSEPEADSQKLPKLKITRLQTKRTLIQTKEAAAECSRPLRKRKRIIDCDFQKMAVKEREEVTTDGHQSNGNNGSHSKEADADAECNMSSSNNSHSGHAKAKK